Proteins from a genomic interval of Gordonia sp. SL306:
- a CDS encoding alpha/beta fold hydrolase → MTTYEITTSRGVLRYHEAGDGPILLLLHGSGPGVTGLRNFRGNLPFFAEHFRCLVLEFPGFGVSDDFGGHPMVTALAAVEEFVDALDLTDAAIIGNSMGGGVALSYAAAHPDKVRSLVTIGGIGKNLFSPGPSEGIRLLQEFTDDPNRERLVRWLHSMVYDPALITDELIEERWAQATEPGTLESARRMYGSTAFAAMIAAMENSDTPPPWATMHKVSAPTLLTWGRDDRVSPLDMALIPMRTIPNAELHVFPRCGHWAMIEQKSAFESAVSAFLRREPAVGGTR, encoded by the coding sequence GTGACGACATACGAGATCACCACCTCCCGGGGCGTCCTTCGCTACCACGAGGCCGGCGACGGACCGATCCTGCTGCTTCTGCACGGCTCAGGACCTGGCGTCACCGGGCTCCGCAACTTCCGCGGAAATCTACCGTTCTTTGCGGAGCATTTCCGTTGCCTCGTACTGGAATTCCCAGGTTTCGGCGTCAGCGACGACTTCGGCGGCCATCCGATGGTCACCGCGCTGGCCGCGGTCGAGGAGTTCGTCGACGCGCTGGATCTGACGGATGCCGCGATCATCGGCAACTCGATGGGCGGCGGCGTCGCCCTGAGCTATGCGGCCGCCCACCCGGACAAGGTCCGGAGCCTCGTCACGATCGGCGGAATCGGCAAGAACCTCTTCAGCCCGGGACCCAGTGAAGGAATCCGGCTCCTGCAGGAATTCACCGACGACCCGAACCGCGAGCGACTCGTGCGCTGGCTGCACTCGATGGTCTACGACCCCGCCTTGATCACCGACGAGCTCATCGAGGAACGTTGGGCGCAAGCCACCGAGCCCGGCACGCTCGAGAGCGCGCGACGGATGTACGGCTCAACGGCATTCGCCGCGATGATCGCGGCGATGGAGAACTCGGACACTCCCCCGCCCTGGGCGACGATGCACAAGGTCAGCGCACCCACTTTGCTGACGTGGGGTCGCGACGATCGCGTGAGCCCGCTGGACATGGCGCTGATCCCGATGCGAACGATCCCGAACGCCGAGTTGCACGTGTTCCCGCGATGCGGCCACTGGGCCATGATCGAGCAGAAGTCGGCTTTCGAGAGTGCGGTGTCGGCGTTTCTGCGGCGGGAGCCCGCCGTCGGCGGCACCCGATAG
- a CDS encoding glucose 1-dehydrogenase encodes MSTPTTPSDTAQLAGKVIIVSGGARGLGSAFAHRIVARGGKVVIGDILDDVGKQTAEDLGDAARYVRLDVTDPDQWSEAVAHAQAEFGSLTGIVNNAGISTGAFVEQDTLANFRQVLEINLVGVFNGIRAAIAPLRAAGGGSIVNISSAAGLTGLPLTSGYGASKWGVRGLTKLTAVELATDRIRVNSVHPGMTYTPMTSSIGIETGDGKYPNTPMGRVGLPDEIAGAVSFLLSDDAAYMTGAELAVDGGWTAGPTVAYAMGQ; translated from the coding sequence ATGAGCACTCCAACAACACCATCGGACACAGCACAATTGGCCGGAAAGGTGATCATCGTCAGCGGCGGCGCGCGAGGCCTCGGCTCGGCGTTCGCGCACCGCATCGTCGCGCGCGGCGGCAAGGTGGTGATCGGCGACATCCTCGACGATGTGGGCAAGCAGACCGCCGAGGATCTCGGTGACGCCGCACGCTACGTCCGTCTCGACGTCACCGATCCCGACCAGTGGTCGGAAGCCGTCGCGCACGCACAGGCCGAATTCGGATCCCTCACAGGGATCGTCAACAACGCCGGGATCTCGACGGGCGCATTCGTCGAGCAGGACACGCTCGCGAACTTCCGACAGGTCCTCGAGATCAACCTCGTCGGCGTGTTCAACGGCATCCGCGCCGCCATCGCACCGCTGCGGGCGGCCGGCGGCGGATCGATCGTCAACATCTCTTCCGCTGCCGGACTCACCGGATTGCCACTCACCAGCGGCTATGGCGCATCGAAATGGGGCGTCCGCGGACTGACCAAGCTCACCGCGGTAGAACTCGCCACGGATCGCATCCGCGTCAACTCGGTCCACCCCGGAATGACCTACACGCCGATGACATCGTCGATCGGTATCGAGACCGGCGACGGCAAGTATCCCAACACGCCGATGGGTCGGGTCGGGCTCCCGGACGAGATCGCCGGCGCCGTCAGCTTCCTCCTGTCCGACGACGCCGCATACATGACCGGTGCCGAGCTCGCCGTGGACGGCGGATGGACCGCGGGCCCCACCGTCGCCTACGCGATGGGACAGTGA
- a CDS encoding FAD-binding protein, with product MTTDELQWDRDVDFVVVGSGAGGLTGALAAAAEGLDTLIIEKASVFGGSTALSGGGVWIPNNATLRREGIVDSRENVRAYLDAVVGDRVPSANVDAFIDEGPQMIEFLEKSSSHMRFQWCPGYSDYHPERPGGRPEGRSIEPLPVDLRQLGEDEDRLRPAALATPPGLFITSKDFVALNMVMRTWKGRRTALMTGLRAVKAVVLRRHMDTLGRALVARLRLASKDAGVPLLLDTPLQSLITDASGAVIGVVAEHRGEQIRIRARAGVLLATGGFEHNDEMRKRHLPSGGQDDYSAASKDNTGDGIVAGADVGAAVDLMDDAWWMPSFQRPDGINQVLVSERSIPRSIIVDQSGRRFTNEAAPYVTFVHAQLAGGHEPAWFIFDRTAKNRYPIGGIMPGQSFPQDWSQSGLLVKASTLGELALAIGVDPATFTGTVERYNGFARSGKDLDHGRGDSAYDNYYGDPSLDQPTLDVLDRGPFYALRMRAGDLGTKGGLVYNADAQVLRDDGTVIDGLFATGNTSAAVMGNDYAGAGATIGPAMVFGYVAARRAAADR from the coding sequence ATGACCACAGATGAACTGCAGTGGGATCGCGACGTCGACTTCGTCGTGGTCGGGAGCGGGGCCGGCGGGCTCACCGGTGCGTTGGCCGCTGCCGCGGAAGGACTGGACACGCTCATCATCGAGAAGGCCTCGGTCTTCGGCGGAAGCACGGCGCTGTCGGGCGGCGGGGTCTGGATTCCGAACAACGCCACGCTGCGCCGTGAAGGGATCGTCGACTCGCGCGAGAATGTGCGTGCCTATCTCGACGCCGTGGTCGGCGACCGGGTTCCCTCCGCCAACGTCGACGCCTTCATCGACGAGGGGCCGCAGATGATCGAGTTCCTGGAGAAGTCCAGTTCGCACATGCGTTTCCAGTGGTGTCCGGGGTATTCCGACTACCATCCGGAGCGGCCCGGCGGTCGTCCGGAAGGCCGGTCGATCGAGCCACTGCCGGTCGATCTCAGGCAGCTCGGCGAGGACGAGGACCGGCTGCGCCCGGCCGCCTTGGCCACGCCTCCCGGCCTGTTCATCACGTCGAAGGACTTCGTCGCGCTCAACATGGTGATGCGCACCTGGAAGGGCAGACGAACCGCGTTGATGACGGGGCTCCGGGCAGTCAAAGCGGTTGTCCTGCGACGTCATATGGACACGCTCGGCCGAGCACTCGTCGCCCGGCTGCGACTGGCGTCGAAGGATGCCGGTGTGCCGCTGCTCCTCGACACGCCCTTGCAGTCACTCATCACCGACGCGTCCGGTGCGGTGATCGGTGTTGTCGCCGAACATCGCGGCGAGCAGATCCGCATCCGGGCCCGTGCCGGAGTACTGCTGGCGACCGGAGGTTTCGAACACAACGACGAGATGCGCAAACGCCATCTCCCGTCCGGCGGCCAGGACGACTACAGCGCGGCGTCGAAGGACAACACGGGAGACGGGATCGTCGCCGGCGCCGACGTCGGTGCCGCGGTGGATCTCATGGACGACGCCTGGTGGATGCCGTCCTTCCAGCGTCCCGACGGCATCAACCAGGTCCTGGTGTCCGAGCGATCGATTCCGCGTTCGATCATCGTCGATCAAAGCGGCCGCCGGTTCACCAACGAGGCGGCGCCCTATGTGACATTCGTGCACGCCCAACTGGCCGGCGGTCACGAACCGGCATGGTTCATCTTCGATCGCACTGCGAAGAACCGGTATCCGATCGGCGGCATCATGCCCGGACAATCGTTCCCGCAGGACTGGTCACAGAGCGGTCTCCTGGTGAAGGCGAGCACCCTCGGCGAACTCGCGCTCGCCATCGGCGTCGACCCGGCCACCTTCACCGGAACCGTGGAGCGCTACAACGGTTTCGCCCGTAGCGGGAAAGATCTTGATCACGGTCGCGGCGACAGCGCGTACGACAACTACTACGGCGACCCCAGTCTCGATCAGCCAACACTCGACGTTCTCGATCGCGGCCCGTTCTATGCGCTCCGCATGCGTGCCGGCGACCTCGGCACCAAGGGAGGTCTCGTGTACAACGCAGACGCACAGGTCCTACGCGACGACGGAACCGTCATCGACGGTCTCTTCGCGACCGGCAACACGTCCGCCGCGGTGATGGGCAACGACTATGCGGGCGCCGGTGCGACCATCGGTCCCGCCATGGTCTTCGGTTACGTCGCGGCACGCCGCGCCGCTGCCGACCGCTGA
- a CDS encoding nuclear transport factor 2 family protein: MKPNDLIRSRVLQYLSAIGAGTAADIAALYADNATVEDPVGSEIRTGRMAIEEFYGALSGADCDAELLTLRVAGHTAAFGFRVTTRTPDQVIVVEPIDIMTFDDDAQITSMRAIWGPDDLTIKNR, from the coding sequence ATGAAGCCGAATGACCTGATCCGCTCCCGGGTCCTGCAATATCTGTCGGCGATCGGAGCCGGAACGGCCGCAGACATCGCCGCCCTCTACGCCGACAACGCCACCGTCGAGGACCCCGTCGGTTCCGAAATCCGTACCGGCCGAATGGCGATCGAGGAATTCTACGGAGCGCTGAGCGGAGCCGACTGCGACGCCGAACTCCTCACGCTGCGCGTGGCCGGCCACACCGCTGCATTCGGATTCCGCGTCACCACAAGAACTCCCGACCAGGTCATCGTCGTCGAACCCATCGACATCATGACGTTCGACGACGACGCCCAGATCACCAGCATGCGTGCGATCTGGGGACCCGACGACCTGACCATCAAGAACCGATAG
- a CDS encoding FAD-binding protein has product MHWDDEVDVLVAGSGGGLAGAYTAAREGLRVAVVEATDKFGGTTAYSGGGGMWFPCNPALRRAGTDDTLDEALEYFEAVVGDRTPADLQQTYIRRGSDVIEYLESDPAFDFEMFPWPDYFGKAPGARLDGQRHITPVPLPASELGDLRDSLRGPLDTDRLGAPPPDLLIGGQALIGRFLKALSRFPNASLHLDSPLVDLVVEDGSVVGAIVEHDGTRRAIRTFRGVLLAAGGFEQNDEMRDRFGVPGSARDTMGPWGNLGRAHQAAITAGADLDLMDQAWWSPGMTHPDGRSAFALWFTGGIFVNQDGQRFVNESAPYDRLGREVIQAIEQETLALPFWMVYDDKEGVVPPVKASNVSMVDTEDYESAGLWHSADTLEDLAALIGVDPTGLVATVERFNKFVADGVDPDFGRGDEAYDRAFSGGEPPMVPIDQPPYHAAAFGISDLGTKGGVRTDSTGAALDKTGRRIDGLYAAGNTMAAVSGTTYPGGGNPIGASVLFSHLAALDMLSRTGDPDPDTTISRSADEAE; this is encoded by the coding sequence ATGCACTGGGACGACGAAGTAGATGTGCTCGTCGCGGGATCGGGTGGCGGACTCGCCGGCGCCTACACCGCGGCACGCGAAGGACTGCGTGTGGCCGTGGTCGAGGCCACCGACAAGTTCGGGGGTACCACCGCGTATTCCGGCGGCGGCGGGATGTGGTTTCCGTGTAACCCGGCATTGCGTCGAGCCGGCACCGACGACACCCTGGACGAGGCACTCGAGTACTTCGAGGCGGTCGTCGGCGATCGGACTCCGGCCGATCTCCAGCAGACCTACATCCGTCGCGGGTCCGACGTGATCGAGTATCTGGAGAGCGATCCGGCGTTCGACTTCGAGATGTTCCCCTGGCCCGACTACTTCGGGAAGGCGCCAGGGGCGCGGCTCGACGGACAGCGCCACATCACTCCCGTACCTTTACCCGCGTCGGAACTCGGCGACCTGCGGGACTCGTTGCGCGGTCCGCTCGACACCGATCGGCTGGGTGCGCCACCCCCGGACCTGCTCATCGGCGGACAAGCGCTCATCGGACGATTCCTGAAGGCCCTCAGCCGGTTCCCCAATGCGTCACTACACCTCGATTCGCCTCTGGTCGACCTGGTCGTCGAGGACGGTTCGGTGGTCGGGGCGATCGTCGAACACGACGGGACGCGCCGTGCGATCCGGACCTTCCGTGGCGTGCTGCTGGCTGCAGGCGGCTTCGAGCAGAACGACGAGATGCGCGATCGGTTCGGGGTTCCCGGCTCGGCGCGCGACACGATGGGACCGTGGGGGAATCTCGGCCGCGCACATCAGGCCGCGATCACCGCGGGCGCAGACCTCGACCTCATGGATCAGGCCTGGTGGTCGCCCGGGATGACCCATCCGGACGGGCGCTCGGCGTTTGCCCTGTGGTTCACCGGTGGCATCTTCGTGAACCAGGACGGGCAGCGATTCGTCAACGAGTCCGCACCGTATGACCGACTGGGGCGCGAGGTCATCCAGGCCATCGAACAGGAAACGCTGGCCCTGCCCTTCTGGATGGTCTATGACGACAAGGAAGGTGTGGTCCCGCCGGTCAAGGCATCCAACGTGTCCATGGTGGACACCGAGGACTACGAGTCCGCGGGATTGTGGCACTCCGCCGACACGCTGGAGGACCTCGCCGCCCTGATCGGGGTCGACCCGACCGGACTCGTGGCGACCGTCGAGCGCTTCAACAAGTTCGTGGCCGATGGCGTCGATCCGGACTTCGGCCGGGGCGACGAGGCGTATGACCGGGCGTTCTCCGGCGGGGAGCCGCCGATGGTGCCGATCGACCAGCCGCCCTATCACGCAGCAGCCTTCGGCATCTCCGACCTCGGCACCAAGGGTGGCGTGCGCACCGACAGTACCGGGGCCGCTCTCGACAAGACGGGCCGACGAATCGATGGCCTCTACGCCGCGGGCAACACGATGGCCGCGGTGAGTGGGACCACCTATCCAGGCGGCGGCAACCCGATCGGCGCCTCGGTCCTGTTCAGCCACCTCGCAGCCCTCGACATGCTCTCCCGCACCGGAGATCCCGACCCCGACACCACGATCTCGAGGAGTGCCGATGAAGCCGAATGA
- a CDS encoding flavin-containing monooxygenase — protein MESTNSEAAAHVRTVDVVVVGAGIAGLYALQRFRRDGHSVQVYEAGGGVGGVWYWNRYPGARCDVESVDYSYSFDDQLQQEWDWSEKYATQPEILRYLNHVADRFDLRRDIALNTRVIDVTLDESTLRWLVRTDTGEEVSARFCVLALGPLSSANIPQIPGLTSFAGDVHHTSSWPHDGVDFAGRRVGVIGTGSSGIQAIPRIAETATELHVFQRTPNYSIPAGNVPLDDATRTAHKADYPERRRRSMESGGGSPHQPHPRSALDVSDDERREAYEKRWLLGGVLFSKTFPDQLTDLDANRTAQEFWEQQIRAVIDDPAVADLLIPRDHPIGAKRICTDDNYFQTFNRPNVHLVDVRATPIERITPAGIDVDGRSIVLDSLVLATGFDAMTGSVERINIVGRGGETLKQAWSEGPRTYLGLGVAGFPNLFNLTGPGSPSVLANMVLHSELHVDWVADALTALDAVGAEAIEARPDAVDSWVRECSERAARTLMPEANSWYLGANIPGKPRVFMPFVGGFGVYRDIVEEVAADGYRGFELIRSRSESG, from the coding sequence GTGGAGAGCACCAACTCAGAAGCCGCCGCACATGTGCGTACCGTCGACGTCGTCGTTGTCGGTGCGGGAATCGCGGGATTGTATGCACTGCAGCGGTTCCGACGTGACGGTCATTCCGTCCAGGTCTACGAGGCCGGCGGCGGAGTGGGCGGCGTCTGGTACTGGAACCGCTATCCCGGCGCGCGTTGTGACGTCGAGAGTGTCGACTACTCATACTCTTTCGACGATCAGCTGCAGCAGGAGTGGGACTGGAGCGAGAAGTACGCCACGCAGCCCGAGATCCTCCGATACCTCAACCATGTGGCGGACCGATTCGACCTCCGGCGCGACATCGCATTGAACACCCGGGTCATCGATGTGACGCTCGACGAGTCGACACTTCGCTGGCTGGTGCGGACCGACACCGGTGAGGAGGTGTCGGCCAGGTTCTGTGTACTAGCTCTCGGACCGCTTTCGAGTGCGAACATCCCGCAGATCCCCGGCCTGACATCGTTCGCCGGCGATGTCCACCACACATCCTCGTGGCCGCACGACGGCGTCGATTTCGCCGGGCGACGTGTCGGGGTGATCGGGACGGGATCGTCGGGGATACAGGCGATTCCACGAATCGCCGAGACCGCGACAGAGCTCCATGTCTTCCAGCGGACACCGAATTACAGCATCCCGGCCGGCAACGTGCCGCTCGACGATGCGACGCGAACGGCCCACAAGGCCGATTACCCGGAGCGTCGTCGCCGATCGATGGAGAGCGGCGGGGGCTCACCGCACCAGCCGCACCCGCGGTCGGCGCTGGACGTGTCCGACGACGAACGCCGGGAGGCATACGAAAAGCGTTGGCTCCTGGGCGGAGTACTGTTCAGCAAGACCTTCCCGGACCAGCTGACCGACCTCGACGCGAACCGGACCGCCCAGGAGTTCTGGGAGCAGCAGATCCGTGCGGTGATCGACGACCCGGCGGTCGCCGACCTCCTCATCCCGCGCGACCATCCGATCGGTGCGAAGCGGATCTGCACCGACGACAATTACTTCCAGACGTTCAACCGTCCGAACGTGCACCTCGTCGACGTGCGCGCGACGCCGATCGAGCGGATCACGCCCGCGGGTATCGACGTCGACGGTCGATCGATCGTGTTGGATTCGCTGGTGCTGGCCACCGGATTCGATGCGATGACCGGCTCGGTGGAACGGATCAATATCGTCGGGCGTGGGGGTGAGACCCTCAAGCAGGCCTGGAGCGAAGGACCGCGAACCTACCTCGGTCTGGGGGTCGCCGGATTCCCCAACCTCTTCAACCTGACCGGTCCCGGCAGCCCCTCGGTCCTGGCGAACATGGTGCTGCACTCCGAACTTCATGTGGATTGGGTGGCCGACGCACTCACGGCCCTCGACGCTGTCGGGGCGGAGGCCATCGAGGCCCGGCCCGACGCTGTCGACAGTTGGGTCCGGGAGTGCTCGGAACGAGCTGCTCGAACATTGATGCCCGAGGCGAACTCCTGGTACCTGGGTGCGAACATCCCGGGAAAGCCCAGGGTGTTCATGCCGTTCGTCGGGGGGTTCGGCGTGTATCGCGACATCGTCGAGGAGGTGGCGGCGGACGGGTACCGCGGCTTCGAGCTGATTCGCAGCCGGTCCGAATCCGGGTGA
- a CDS encoding flavin reductase family protein, translating to MSHDKVMTRQFDIDERSLRRVWGNFATGVAVITAHDGTEPIGFTCQSVVSVSLAPPLMSFCPSATSTSWPRIRAIGEFCINILADDQHEMCRQFARTGTEKFRGIGWRPGLAGAPILDDALAHIDARLDAEHDAGDHTIVVAQITGLSAQEVKGPLLFFRGGLGTFGDLVG from the coding sequence ATGAGTCACGACAAGGTGATGACCAGGCAGTTCGACATCGATGAGCGCAGCCTTCGGCGCGTGTGGGGCAACTTCGCGACCGGTGTGGCGGTGATCACCGCACACGACGGGACGGAACCCATCGGCTTCACCTGCCAATCCGTCGTGTCCGTCTCCTTGGCACCGCCGCTGATGTCGTTCTGCCCGTCCGCGACATCCACGAGCTGGCCACGGATCCGTGCGATCGGCGAGTTCTGCATCAACATCCTCGCCGACGATCAGCACGAGATGTGCCGGCAGTTCGCCCGAACCGGAACCGAGAAGTTCCGGGGCATCGGCTGGCGACCCGGTCTCGCCGGTGCCCCGATCCTCGACGACGCGCTGGCCCACATCGACGCCCGTCTGGACGCAGAGCACGACGCCGGTGATCACACCATCGTCGTCGCGCAGATCACCGGGTTGTCGGCGCAGGAAGTCAAGGGCCCGTTGCTCTTCTTCCGTGGTGGCCTCGGCACCTTCGGCGATCTCGTCGGATGA